The following proteins come from a genomic window of Methanocella conradii HZ254:
- a CDS encoding ABC transporter ATP-binding protein, producing MIETRGLTRSFGNNRVVNGLDLSVREGEVFGFLGPNGAGKTTTVRMLACLIRPTEGEAFIDGLSILDERDAMMIRKRIGLLTESPGLYDTLSAWRNLDFYARLYEVPEARRRERIEHYLRMMGLWDKRDEPVGGFSKGMKQKMAIARCLIHEPKVLFLDEPTSGLDPEASRIVREFILDLKSEGRTIFLCTHNLDEADRICDRIGIFKGRLLGVDAPSRLKAELYGRSISIQLKGITPQIVDSIRLLNYVKNVVVNGNTITMSVDSPDENNPDLLRVLVSMGAEVQFIYENRHSLEDVYFKITGAAK from the coding sequence ATGATCGAGACAAGAGGGCTAACACGCTCTTTCGGCAATAACAGAGTGGTGAACGGGCTGGATTTAAGCGTTAGGGAAGGCGAAGTATTTGGCTTCTTAGGGCCGAATGGGGCGGGCAAGACGACCACGGTGCGCATGCTGGCGTGCCTCATAAGGCCAACTGAAGGCGAGGCCTTCATCGATGGCCTGAGCATTCTCGATGAGAGAGATGCGATGATGATTAGAAAAAGGATAGGATTGCTCACGGAGTCTCCGGGGCTATATGACACGCTGAGCGCCTGGCGAAACCTCGATTTTTATGCCAGGCTATACGAGGTGCCCGAGGCAAGGCGGCGGGAGCGCATAGAGCACTATCTGAGGATGATGGGCCTCTGGGATAAGCGCGACGAGCCTGTGGGCGGCTTCTCCAAGGGCATGAAACAGAAGATGGCCATTGCCCGCTGCCTTATACATGAGCCCAAGGTATTATTCCTGGATGAGCCCACATCGGGCCTTGACCCCGAAGCGTCGAGAATAGTCAGGGAATTCATCCTCGACCTGAAAAGCGAGGGGCGAACCATTTTCCTTTGTACTCACAACCTTGATGAGGCGGACCGCATATGTGACCGCATTGGCATCTTTAAGGGTAGGCTTCTCGGCGTGGACGCGCCGTCCAGGCTAAAGGCAGAGCTATACGGGCGCTCTATATCCATACAATTAAAAGGCATCACGCCACAGATCGTGGACAGCATAAGGTTGCTGAACTACGTAAAGAACGTCGTCGTAAACGGCAATACCATAACGATGAGCGTGGATTCGCCCGATGAGAATAATCCTGACTTATTGAGGGTTTTAGTGTCGATGGGCGCCGAGGTACAGTTCATCTATGAAAACAGGCACTCGCTAGAGGACGTCTACTTCAAGATAACGGGGGCAGCCAAATGA
- a CDS encoding PIN domain-containing protein: MSKRCLIFLNIFFIIACLINIDYAEGYQPSIQTIDRVDGIIYHQNGTISHSIISSILTVINPSSSSPLTAVNVTSPDGSAWFIKSVEPQSNFTQSYTLRDSEVSIPLKLNEYIVPPSLYAGTQQEIRLIVEIENIGDSNITGFWYQKALPAGLSKVWTANDGGEVYINDAVTWTLNEMAPGQKNRMAIAFNVTPSLDVNFTAASIHFTYLKPQTRGEPAFSGYTNTSFQISKSHPDDGTWHINATVPDESEFNISLNSVKIYRSSASDPFNTTEIASYAPNMVLSAGSEWKTQLIDYYGLVPSYFIKINYTIPYTLDRKSFFTAATEPFSIAVYSPSPTATPRPTIRQYSEPYAMWTPTMTPTPTPIPTGYPDIVFITPAPGDVIRDNETLIETSVPPSSDPGYVVYYGSTDNSTWARIGESSVIGNVSELIWVVPQINGKYYLKAEHYDSLGLRGVAYAQVIIAHEIQPVGIITMLISGTDWLMLFLAIIVLMLLLFIIVPYLPRKPIIYDSSSLYVLSKDGDWLSKLPRRAIRPDGFIAEIPGVDRIKMRSLRDIDGMKRLQNEYGLLAYDAMALQLAREAGATLYTADKRIYDIGKRLDIDVKLMDEKEVAIKREA; this comes from the coding sequence ATGAGTAAGCGATGCCTGATATTTCTAAATATTTTTTTCATAATAGCCTGCCTCATCAATATAGATTATGCAGAAGGGTATCAGCCATCAATACAGACAATAGACAGGGTAGATGGCATAATTTATCATCAAAATGGTACCATATCACATTCAATAATCAGCAGCATCTTAACAGTAATAAATCCCTCTTCTTCATCGCCTCTAACGGCGGTAAACGTTACGTCGCCAGATGGCTCAGCCTGGTTCATAAAAAGCGTCGAGCCCCAATCAAATTTTACCCAATCCTATACACTACGGGATAGTGAAGTCTCCATCCCTTTAAAGCTCAATGAGTACATCGTCCCTCCATCGTTATATGCGGGCACGCAGCAAGAGATAAGGCTAATCGTAGAGATCGAGAACATCGGCGACAGCAATATAACCGGGTTCTGGTACCAGAAAGCTTTACCCGCTGGATTGAGCAAGGTGTGGACGGCCAACGACGGCGGCGAAGTGTATATAAACGATGCCGTGACATGGACGCTTAATGAGATGGCGCCAGGCCAGAAAAATCGAATGGCGATTGCATTCAACGTTACGCCGTCCCTCGACGTAAATTTCACGGCCGCATCAATCCATTTCACGTACCTCAAGCCCCAAACACGCGGGGAGCCGGCATTTTCAGGATACACAAACACATCATTCCAGATATCCAAGTCGCATCCAGACGATGGCACATGGCACATAAACGCCACGGTGCCAGATGAGAGCGAGTTCAACATAAGCCTGAACAGCGTGAAAATATACCGCTCATCTGCTTCCGATCCTTTCAACACCACTGAGATAGCGTCATATGCCCCAAACATGGTGCTGAGCGCTGGCTCAGAGTGGAAAACCCAATTAATCGATTATTATGGCCTGGTACCCTCATATTTCATAAAAATTAATTATACGATACCTTATACGCTTGACCGAAAATCATTTTTTACGGCAGCCACAGAGCCATTCAGTATCGCCGTCTACAGCCCATCGCCCACGGCAACGCCACGGCCCACTATACGCCAGTATAGCGAGCCGTACGCCATGTGGACGCCAACGATGACGCCCACGCCAACGCCGATACCCACGGGATACCCTGACATAGTCTTCATAACTCCCGCCCCTGGCGATGTCATCCGGGACAATGAGACCTTAATAGAAACCTCCGTGCCCCCTTCAAGCGACCCCGGGTACGTGGTCTACTATGGCTCGACAGACAACTCGACGTGGGCCAGGATCGGCGAATCCAGCGTTATAGGCAACGTGTCCGAGCTTATATGGGTGGTCCCACAGATAAACGGTAAATACTACCTCAAGGCAGAGCATTATGACTCGTTGGGCCTGAGGGGCGTCGCCTATGCCCAGGTGATTATAGCCCATGAGATACAGCCCGTGGGCATAATTACCATGCTTATAAGCGGCACTGACTGGCTGATGCTGTTCCTCGCAATCATCGTGCTGATGCTCCTGCTCTTCATCATAGTACCATATCTCCCTCGTAAACCCATCATATATGATTCATCCTCGCTATACGTGCTCAGCAAAGATGGAGATTGGCTGTCGAAGCTTCCGCGCCGTGCCATTCGGCCCGACGGGTTCATAGCCGAAATACCCGGCGTGGACAGGATTAAAATGAGGTCCCTTCGTGACATAGATGGAATGAAGCGCCTTCAAAACGAGTATGGCTTGCTGGCCTATGACGCCATGGCTTTGCAGCTTGCTAGAGAGGCGGGGGCTACGCTATACACGGCAGATAAAAGGATTTATGACATTGGAAAAAGGCTCGATATCGATGTGAAGCTGATGGACGAAAAAGAAGTAGCCATAAAACGAGAAGCCTAA
- a CDS encoding ABC transporter permease subunit: MSIDKVNAIIGKEFDEIMKNKYILGSLVAVPLLFSLLLPASLIAPAVFYPEAYLDANETSYIATALGKSQEALISFFMNAVIPFFMMLPAILPTIVASYSIIGEKKNRTLEPLLAAPVSVYDILAGKALSAIIPALAATWISAILFCVITGAITYTGLHRIIFPDIAVWLLGMLVLAPLLAFMGIMIAIIVSSRVNDPRVAQQISAVLVVPIMSLFIGQMAGFVLIDLKVMVGAAMLILALDAVVLILGKSMFDREEILTRWK; encoded by the coding sequence ATGAGCATAGACAAGGTAAACGCGATAATAGGGAAAGAGTTCGACGAGATAATGAAAAATAAGTACATTCTCGGCTCGCTGGTGGCGGTGCCATTGCTCTTTTCGCTCCTCCTGCCGGCCTCGCTCATAGCGCCCGCCGTTTTCTATCCTGAGGCATACCTTGACGCGAACGAGACGTCCTATATTGCGACGGCACTCGGCAAGTCACAGGAAGCGCTCATCTCATTCTTCATGAATGCTGTCATCCCGTTCTTCATGATGCTGCCCGCCATATTGCCTACTATCGTGGCCTCCTATAGCATTATAGGCGAGAAGAAAAATAGAACCCTGGAGCCGCTTTTAGCCGCCCCGGTCAGCGTGTACGATATCCTCGCCGGTAAGGCCCTGTCAGCGATAATCCCCGCGCTGGCGGCAACCTGGATATCGGCCATACTGTTTTGTGTAATCACGGGAGCGATCACCTATACCGGCCTGCATAGGATAATATTCCCCGACATCGCTGTATGGCTTTTAGGCATGCTAGTGCTCGCGCCTCTGCTTGCTTTCATGGGCATCATGATAGCCATTATAGTCTCCTCTCGGGTAAACGACCCGAGGGTTGCGCAGCAGATAAGCGCGGTGCTGGTTGTGCCTATAATGTCCTTGTTTATCGGCCAGATGGCCGGGTTTGTGCTCATAGACCTGAAGGTGATGGTAGGAGCGGCCATGCTAATCCTGGCCCTCGACGCTGTGGTGCTCATCCTTGGCAAGTCTATGTTTGACCGCGAGGAGATCCTTACGAGGTGGAAATAA
- a CDS encoding DUF531 domain-containing protein → MLTLGLYNTYDKVKVVEAHYRGIARGAPIAYAYGFNLALIGFPYEFEEKELVEFVKDNTTIGASGLYLQKLYDEKRLFVMDVPEKGFPSQFGSLVVTTSHPERKKNASAEEIADMMIKNRPLLILIGLGRKGLPKEYFEMAQYHLDITDGKGISLETCTAIGAIAARLYTIAEFKKKAIKKY, encoded by the coding sequence ATGCTGACGCTGGGCCTTTATAACACGTATGACAAAGTGAAGGTGGTGGAGGCGCATTACCGCGGAATAGCGCGCGGGGCGCCGATAGCGTATGCTTATGGGTTCAACCTGGCACTCATCGGGTTTCCATATGAGTTCGAGGAAAAAGAATTGGTCGAGTTCGTAAAGGATAATACGACAATAGGGGCCTCAGGACTTTACCTGCAAAAGCTGTATGATGAGAAAAGGCTTTTCGTAATGGATGTTCCTGAAAAGGGCTTTCCATCGCAGTTCGGCTCGCTCGTCGTGACGACTTCTCACCCTGAAAGGAAGAAGAATGCAAGCGCCGAGGAAATTGCCGATATGATGATAAAGAATAGGCCATTGCTTATCTTGATAGGGCTCGGGCGCAAGGGACTGCCAAAAGAATACTTTGAGATGGCGCAGTATCATCTTGACATAACTGACGGGAAGGGCATCTCGCTGGAGACCTGTACGGCTATAGGGGCGATAGCAGCGAGGCTGTACACCATTGCAGAGTTCAAGAAGAAAGCCATTAAAAAATATTAG
- a CDS encoding TraB/GumN family protein yields MLDRPVIVDELDGMVLIGSVHSLREPAREIIKRMATLSPDYVCVELSAPLQPTKSFELEMARERYLDRFVCIDRPIEVTISRYMSGTRPIDFLKEAVVKYFYLPFNVASIIAFNNFPGLYKKLTGGRFFTFGWSEWDSRAYIFERDEYMAGRLASMLKSGELRGRCAVLVGRRHLPGMKCILEAFKSTNDIGSYYAGGRVYEVFSLAELEEPYTLSYEESSRNFVRNRLIEAVVRAIFLSSYVVVLFLLLAALILIATAGALILIKGKL; encoded by the coding sequence ATGCTTGATAGGCCGGTGATAGTGGACGAGCTTGACGGCATGGTGCTCATCGGCTCCGTCCACTCGCTGCGGGAGCCGGCAAGGGAGATAATAAAAAGGATGGCCACGCTATCTCCAGATTACGTCTGCGTCGAGCTTTCTGCGCCCCTGCAGCCAACGAAGTCGTTCGAGCTGGAGATGGCAAGGGAACGATACCTTGACAGGTTCGTGTGCATAGACAGGCCGATAGAAGTGACCATATCGCGCTATATGAGCGGTACCAGGCCCATCGACTTTCTAAAGGAAGCGGTCGTCAAGTACTTTTACCTTCCATTTAACGTGGCCTCCATAATAGCTTTTAATAATTTTCCAGGCTTATATAAAAAGCTCACTGGCGGCAGGTTTTTCACCTTCGGCTGGTCGGAGTGGGACTCAAGGGCGTATATATTTGAGCGCGATGAGTATATGGCTGGCAGGCTGGCATCGATGCTAAAGTCTGGCGAGCTAAGGGGAAGGTGTGCCGTCCTCGTCGGCAGGCGACACTTGCCTGGCATGAAATGCATACTAGAGGCCTTCAAGTCCACAAATGACATAGGAAGCTATTACGCTGGAGGGCGCGTTTACGAAGTATTCAGCCTCGCAGAGCTTGAGGAGCCTTACACGCTGAGCTATGAAGAGAGCAGCCGCAATTTCGTCAGGAACAGGCTGATAGAGGCGGTCGTGAGGGCTATCTTCCTCTCGTCATACGTGGTAGTCTTATTCCTGCTGCTCGCTGCCCTCATATTGATAGCCACAGCAGGCGCATTGATATTAATAAAAGGCAAGCTTTGA
- the proS gene encoding proline--tRNA ligase, whose amino-acid sequence MDEESKSLPSKENFSEWYNEVLMTAQVMDVRYPVKGLYVWYPFGFSIRKKVYNLLRSLMDVDHQECYFPMLIPKTELLKESEHIKGFEDEVYWVTHGGLTPLEIPLALRPTSETAIYPMYKLWIRSHADLPLKLYQIVNTFRYETKQTRPLIRLREITSFKEAHTAHATWEDAERQVQEAIGIYSDFFTKLAIPFIICKRPDWDKFPGADYTMAFDTLMPNGRTLQIGTVHHLGTRFARTFEIMYEDAKGERQYVNQTCYGISERCIAAVIGIHGDNKGLVLPPNASPTQVVIIPIVFKSGGAEILDACKKVRAILNEAGIATVLDDSSERPGAKYYKWEMKGVPFRIEIGPRDLKSNSVMLVRRDGVKESLPMDGLPSAISGRLMDFQAELLKRASESMWSRIKDCSTLDEARSQIESGVARLAWCGEKACGLEMENATGGKLLGEPQGMTGGGACPVCGKPAGRVVLVARSY is encoded by the coding sequence GTGGATGAAGAGTCGAAGTCGTTACCTTCTAAGGAGAATTTCAGCGAGTGGTATAATGAAGTGTTGATGACGGCGCAGGTCATGGACGTGCGCTACCCGGTTAAGGGCCTGTATGTCTGGTACCCGTTCGGCTTTTCTATCCGCAAGAAGGTTTATAACCTTTTGAGGTCGCTCATGGATGTGGACCATCAGGAGTGCTACTTCCCGATGCTCATCCCTAAGACGGAGCTTTTAAAGGAGTCGGAGCATATCAAGGGCTTCGAGGACGAGGTGTACTGGGTGACTCATGGGGGCTTGACCCCTCTTGAGATTCCATTGGCTCTTCGGCCCACGAGTGAGACTGCTATTTATCCCATGTATAAGCTGTGGATTAGGTCGCATGCCGACCTGCCTTTGAAGCTATATCAGATTGTTAATACTTTCAGGTATGAGACCAAGCAGACGCGGCCTTTGATAAGGCTGAGGGAGATAACTTCTTTTAAGGAGGCGCATACCGCCCATGCCACCTGGGAGGATGCCGAGAGGCAGGTTCAGGAGGCGATTGGCATCTATAGCGACTTTTTCACGAAGCTTGCCATCCCCTTTATCATTTGTAAGCGCCCTGACTGGGATAAGTTCCCCGGCGCGGACTATACTATGGCCTTTGATACGCTTATGCCTAATGGCCGTACGCTTCAGATTGGGACGGTGCACCACCTTGGCACGAGGTTTGCCCGCACGTTTGAGATTATGTATGAGGATGCGAAGGGTGAGCGTCAGTACGTTAATCAAACGTGTTATGGGATATCTGAGAGGTGTATTGCCGCCGTTATTGGCATCCATGGGGATAATAAGGGCCTGGTTTTGCCTCCTAATGCGTCGCCTACGCAGGTCGTCATCATACCTATCGTGTTTAAGTCGGGCGGGGCGGAGATTCTGGACGCATGTAAGAAGGTCCGTGCCATCCTTAATGAGGCGGGAATTGCCACTGTATTGGATGATTCGAGCGAGCGCCCTGGCGCAAAGTACTATAAGTGGGAGATGAAGGGCGTGCCCTTCCGCATCGAGATAGGGCCGAGGGATTTGAAGAGTAACTCAGTAATGCTTGTCCGTCGGGATGGCGTGAAGGAGTCGTTGCCCATGGATGGCCTGCCATCGGCTATATCCGGTAGGCTCATGGATTTCCAGGCTGAATTGCTGAAGCGGGCGTCTGAGTCCATGTGGTCGAGGATTAAGGATTGCTCTACCCTGGATGAGGCGAGGTCCCAGATCGAGTCCGGCGTCGCCCGCCTTGCCTGGTGTGGCGAGAAGGCCTGCGGCCTGGAGATGGAGAACGCCACGGGCGGTAAGCTCCTTGGCGAGCCGCAGGGCATGACGGGCGGAGGCGCCTGCCCCGTCTGCGGTAAGCCCGCGGGCCGCGTCGTGCTGGTGGCGCGCTCATACTAA
- a CDS encoding Lrp/AsnC family transcriptional regulator, protein MVIGVTMITVIPGEEKAAYNEITKVPGVREVFHVFGEYDFIAIIDVGSLSEINKAVDTIRESEMVTSTKTIIGAEL, encoded by the coding sequence ATGGTTATTGGAGTTACGATGATAACGGTCATACCAGGGGAGGAAAAGGCTGCATATAACGAGATAACAAAAGTCCCCGGCGTCCGAGAAGTTTTTCACGTCTTTGGGGAGTATGATTTTATCGCCATAATAGACGTGGGGAGCCTGTCCGAGATCAATAAGGCCGTGGATACGATAAGAGAGAGTGAGATGGTTACCTCCACCAAGACCATAATCGGCGCCGAGCTTTAG
- a CDS encoding peroxiredoxin family protein has translation MYRIGEKPEVGSIAPDFKLKCSDGDDVRLSSYIGRVNILLAFYRGAADPYSMRWLSRLSDDYLYFRSLDTDVLGISPDSVDKARNTATRHKIPFKLLSDPYFKAIKDYGVFDDLEDGDYAAVFLVDKTGRVRYKHVGIAPSEMPSNDELMETIRMIA, from the coding sequence ATGTACAGGATTGGTGAGAAGCCCGAGGTGGGCAGCATTGCGCCTGATTTCAAGTTGAAATGCTCAGACGGCGATGACGTGAGGCTCTCCAGCTATATCGGGCGGGTGAACATACTGCTTGCCTTTTATAGGGGCGCTGCCGACCCGTATAGCATGAGGTGGCTTTCAAGGCTGAGCGATGATTATCTTTATTTTAGAAGCCTCGACACGGACGTCCTGGGCATCAGCCCCGATAGCGTTGATAAGGCCCGGAATACTGCGACCCGCCATAAGATACCGTTTAAGCTGCTGTCGGACCCGTATTTTAAAGCCATAAAGGATTATGGCGTGTTCGATGACCTGGAGGATGGAGACTATGCCGCCGTATTTCTGGTCGATAAAACTGGAAGGGTGCGCTATAAGCATGTCGGAATCGCGCCGAGCGAGATGCCTTCGAATGACGAGCTGATGGAGACTATCCGTATGATAGCGTGA
- a CDS encoding 30S ribosomal protein S8e — MKYQGKSIRKLTGGRLRPNRGKRKFELGRDIIQPVIGPTVRKTVNVMGNGRKVKVLKEDMVNVTDPKTGKTQRVKMTTEVDNPANKNYIRRNILTKGAIVMTDIGKAKITSRPGQDGEVNAILLSE, encoded by the coding sequence ATGAAGTATCAAGGAAAGTCAATAAGAAAGCTCACTGGAGGAAGGCTCAGGCCGAACCGCGGCAAGAGGAAGTTCGAGCTGGGCAGGGATATCATCCAGCCGGTCATAGGGCCGACCGTCAGGAAGACCGTCAACGTAATGGGCAATGGCAGGAAGGTCAAGGTCCTTAAGGAGGATATGGTCAACGTGACGGACCCGAAGACAGGGAAGACGCAAAGGGTCAAGATGACCACTGAGGTCGATAACCCGGCGAATAAAAACTATATTAGGCGAAACATCCTGACCAAGGGGGCCATCGTCATGACCGATATCGGCAAGGCGAAGATAACGAGCAGGCCCGGGCAGGATGGCGAAGTTAACGCTATTCTCCTGTCGGAGTAG
- a CDS encoding DUF5817 domain-containing protein, producing the protein MSRFALVVCPHCRNPFIIEPGPRIVSCRNCNKRLEAARLKVFFSSDNFQEVQAARASVVAGLSGDSAGFEEAAPRLGRDVMERIGERLQERRFIEDKRRVNEKMEEEARQTRKKGQQAILREAFEELSEKGDVAIEEYWAKVSFHGIDRLKFDQWVEKMVETGVAYSPKYGFLRKS; encoded by the coding sequence ATGTCCAGGTTTGCCCTCGTCGTTTGCCCCCATTGCAGGAATCCTTTCATTATAGAGCCTGGCCCCAGGATAGTGTCGTGCAGGAATTGCAATAAGCGGCTGGAGGCTGCAAGGCTAAAAGTCTTCTTTTCCTCCGATAATTTCCAGGAGGTACAGGCGGCCCGTGCATCAGTTGTGGCGGGCTTATCTGGAGACTCGGCTGGGTTCGAGGAGGCGGCTCCGAGGCTGGGGAGGGATGTAATGGAGCGCATAGGGGAGCGCTTGCAGGAACGGCGATTCATAGAAGATAAGCGCAGGGTTAACGAAAAGATGGAAGAAGAGGCACGGCAGACGAGAAAGAAAGGGCAGCAGGCAATCCTCAGGGAGGCGTTCGAGGAGCTATCAGAAAAGGGGGACGTCGCCATAGAGGAATATTGGGCGAAAGTCTCCTTTCATGGCATAGACCGCCTCAAGTTCGACCAATGGGTGGAAAAGATGGTAGAAACTGGTGTGGCATACTCGCCAAAATACGGGTTTTTAAGGAAAAGCTAG
- a CDS encoding redoxin domain-containing protein has protein sequence MEFGHKYEEPVAAPGHKAPGFALKDEEGRSVSLYDFIDGHSVVLVFIRDVDDAHTGELLDYLKDSYPRIRYHKGDVLAISPGSVDFNRKLFEKHKPPFHILSDEDCSALKKYGIYNEYDKLVGPCIFVLNRAGIIMYSYEGKNPEDIVSMSDVIAVLHDAMISPLDREYEI, from the coding sequence ATGGAGTTTGGGCATAAATACGAGGAGCCTGTGGCCGCCCCGGGCCATAAGGCGCCTGGATTCGCGCTGAAGGATGAGGAAGGGCGGAGCGTGTCGCTATATGATTTTATCGACGGCCACAGCGTCGTGCTTGTTTTCATCCGTGACGTGGACGATGCGCATACGGGTGAGCTTTTAGACTACTTAAAGGATAGCTATCCGCGCATTCGCTATCATAAAGGGGATGTTTTGGCCATATCCCCCGGCAGCGTTGATTTTAATAGAAAGCTCTTCGAGAAGCATAAGCCGCCCTTTCACATCCTTAGCGATGAGGATTGCTCGGCGCTGAAGAAATATGGCATCTATAACGAATATGATAAGCTTGTGGGCCCTTGCATTTTTGTCCTTAATCGTGCAGGGATTATAATGTACTCCTATGAGGGCAAGAATCCCGAGGATATCGTCTCCATGTCCGATGTCATCGCCGTCCTTCACGATGCCATGATAAGCCCTTTAGATAGAGAATATGAGATTTAA
- a CDS encoding ABC transporter permease subunit, with product MAALHNDAIVVIKKEFEEVLKNKYILFTMSSFPLVFSVLIPLIYLFALPVNVSWADVAAFKGFVPGADAMTPRQVLVAFIVQCNLPFYLMMPSVIPTLVSSYSIVGEKKCGTLEPLLATPASTSDILAGKALAAIIPSVLITWASFLIYAVLVDAMTYGIFGYAIIPNTLWLFAILVTAPLFAAMSVYLSIVISSRMNDIRAAQQVSAVFVIPIMGVFIMELFGYLSLTIEMLLALSIAVALMDALLIKASVKAFDREEVLTRYA from the coding sequence GTGGCCGCCTTGCATAATGACGCTATAGTGGTCATAAAAAAGGAGTTTGAGGAAGTTCTGAAAAATAAGTATATACTCTTTACGATGTCGAGCTTCCCTCTCGTCTTTTCGGTACTTATTCCTCTTATATATTTATTTGCCTTGCCGGTAAATGTGTCATGGGCTGATGTAGCTGCCTTTAAGGGCTTCGTGCCCGGCGCCGACGCCATGACGCCCAGGCAGGTGCTCGTCGCCTTCATCGTGCAATGCAACCTGCCATTCTACCTGATGATGCCGAGCGTCATCCCGACGCTGGTCTCCTCTTACAGCATCGTCGGTGAAAAGAAATGCGGCACGCTGGAGCCCTTGCTGGCCACTCCTGCGTCGACCAGCGACATACTAGCAGGCAAGGCCCTCGCCGCCATCATACCCTCAGTGCTCATCACCTGGGCCTCTTTCCTCATATATGCCGTGCTCGTGGACGCGATGACCTACGGAATATTCGGCTATGCCATAATACCTAACACGCTATGGCTATTCGCCATTCTGGTCACCGCCCCTCTATTCGCCGCCATGTCCGTATACCTCTCAATCGTGATCTCCTCGCGGATGAATGACATACGCGCTGCACAGCAGGTCAGCGCAGTCTTCGTGATACCCATCATGGGCGTCTTCATAATGGAGCTTTTCGGATACCTGTCGTTGACCATCGAAATGTTGCTGGCCTTAAGCATAGCCGTTGCATTGATGGACGCCCTCCTCATAAAGGCGAGCGTGAAGGCCTTTGACCGCGAGGAGGTACTCACGCGCTATGCCTGA
- a CDS encoding ABC transporter ATP-binding protein, which produces MIEARGLTRTFNGFTAVDSVDMRVGEGEIFGLLGPNGAGKTTTIRMLACLIKPSKGTAYVCGMDVLSPDEASKIRGMVGILTENPGFYDGLSVYKNLRFYADLYHMGRQKANRNIEHYLRLFGLWSLRNSPVAGFSRGMRQKLALARCLIHEPRLLFMDEPTSGLDPESARIVRDSIRSIRKEGRTILLCTHNLDEVERLCDRIAIMNRRILGAGTPQRLKYSFGRKIIIRLERMSDRILSILDGMDSVRFVEKEGNSLVLEVEDPESDNADIIYNIVKAGGRIQFVSELGTSLEDVYMKLVGGRLA; this is translated from the coding sequence ATGATTGAGGCGCGCGGCCTTACCCGCACGTTTAATGGTTTCACCGCAGTCGATTCTGTCGACATGAGAGTAGGCGAGGGCGAGATTTTCGGGCTACTGGGGCCCAACGGGGCGGGAAAGACGACGACAATTAGAATGCTGGCATGCCTTATCAAGCCGAGCAAGGGCACTGCATACGTGTGCGGCATGGACGTCCTCAGCCCGGATGAGGCCAGCAAAATTCGAGGCATGGTGGGCATACTAACGGAAAATCCTGGCTTCTACGATGGGCTAAGCGTGTATAAGAACTTGCGGTTTTACGCAGACCTTTACCACATGGGGCGGCAGAAGGCAAATCGCAACATCGAGCATTACCTGCGCCTGTTTGGCCTGTGGAGCCTGAGGAACTCGCCCGTTGCCGGCTTTTCAAGGGGGATGCGCCAAAAGCTGGCCCTGGCGAGATGCCTAATCCATGAGCCAAGGCTGCTTTTCATGGATGAGCCAACTTCGGGCCTCGACCCCGAATCAGCCCGAATCGTGAGGGACTCAATCCGCTCCATCAGGAAGGAGGGCAGGACTATACTTTTATGCACCCACAACCTTGACGAGGTCGAAAGGCTTTGTGACCGAATTGCCATAATGAACCGAAGGATACTCGGCGCCGGCACCCCTCAAAGGCTGAAGTACTCGTTTGGCAGAAAAATCATCATACGCCTTGAGCGCATGAGCGACCGCATCTTATCCATCCTGGATGGCATGGATAGCGTACGATTTGTCGAAAAAGAGGGAAATAGCCTCGTCCTGGAGGTAGAGGACCCGGAATCGGATAACGCTGATATCATCTACAACATAGTCAAGGCCGGGGGCCGCATCCAGTTTGTTAGCGAGCTGGGGACGTCTCTCGAGGACGTATACATGAAATTAGTGGGTGGCCGCCTTGCATAA